CGGGCCTCACGTTATCTGGATAGCCGGGCAGGTCGGCAAAAGGCTCCGATGTGCCTGCGTTGACCCCTTTGATCCAATGCCTCAGCAGCTTGCATGGTCCGGTAGATGCGACCACGAGGTGAGTGCGGTCGGCGCTGAGCGCGACGCCGTTGGGGTACGTCATGCCCGCCTGGAGCACCGTGACATCGGATGTCCGTGGGTCGTACCTCATGAGGCGGCCCGTCGAGTCCCCAGTGCGAGTGACCATCTCATGCTGCGACCTTTGATAGTTCATCGAGCTGTCGGTGAAGTAGACCTGACCCGTAACTTGATCGACGTCAACACCGTTGGTGAAGCGCAGAGGAAAACCGTCAACCTGGTTGACCAACACGGTGGcctccccgccgcccggcgcAACCCGCATCAGCCCCTTGTATGCGTCGGCCACGTAGAGGTCACCCGATTTCTGGTTGAACCGTAGGCCGAGCGGACGGCCGCAGCGGCTCTCCCTGGCAGTCTCAGTCTCCGGGCTGAACTTGGACGGCGTGCACGTCCTGCTATCGTAGCCGGGTCCATATGCATAGGTAGTCCATCCTAGCTTTTCGCCGTTCCACTTGAGGATCCGGCCGTCAGAGACGCCGCTGTAGGGGCCCTGGCCTTGACCGTCGAAGGCGACGCTCTCCGGCCCGTGGACCGTCCCACGCGGCAGCGGCAGCTGTTGGCTTCGTGAGGCATCGAAGCTAGTGGCGGCTAAGGCCCCGGGCATGAGGAGAAGGACGAGGATGATCAGCGTGACGGTGGTCTTGAGGAGGCGGCTCATGCTGCACCCCATGTTGTTGTCGATCTGCTGGTTGTCTCCTTGGCTCTTGGACTCTTGGTTAATAAGCACCTGCGCTGGATGGCTTGGTTTGATGGAGAGATCCAAGCTGGAGGCTGCTCTTATATAGCAGCAGCATTGATCCATCGAGAACTAGCAGTAGTCCGAGTCGGCGTGTGGTACAGCCGGAGGCCGAGTGGGTTTCGATCCTACGTTTTTTTTTTTAGGAAAACCGTTTCTGCTACGTAACGGACGGAATCAAACCAAACGAGGAAGAGCAAAAAAAAGGGTGGCCGGTGTACGTGCGTGATCGTACAAGCCAGCTTCACGTGTATTGTGTACGGGAGCAGAAGAATCGATCCACCTGCTAGCCTGCTTGCTTCGGAGCTCGTACAGCTTGTTCCTTCGGAAAGCACTCCATCGTCATCGTCTCGCCGTCGCCGGAAGTACTCGTCGTCGGCACTCGGCCAACAACCGTTCCGACCAAAACCCCTCTCTTTCCTTGTTTTCACCAACGTACCTTAGGACATGTACAATGGTGCTATCTTAAGAATGCCACGTAGGATAAAAGATAAGGTGGAGGAGAGAGAACTCATAAGAAAAGGCTAGTCTTTTCTTATttaagagaagacaagagatgatcccttagcacaatatgtctcaccatgtttttagaaataactagttattgaggataaggctaagagatgacCCATTGTAGCCAAATATTTCtatcatctctaaattacatgcaagacttaagataagaccattttatcaaccattgtacatgccatCTTAGCAACCAACTAGTACTACGAATGGTACACGTACACAGGACAGGAGCACGTACGCCATCCATACCCCATAAATTAAAAGAATCTAAAAATATTACTCCATTAAGGAGCAATACCGCCGTCTTCCCCGCCTAAGGTTTTGGATTTCGGAAAATATACCGCCCCAGAATGAAATTGACGCAATTCGGCTTTAACGGAAATTCCGGACGAAGAGCACCATCCATATTTTGTGTTCTTGAACGAAAATGAGCCGATTTTGAACAAAAATAAACGAAATTACCCCCGCAAGAAAAATATATCATAAAGGGTTTCTTATTTTTTTGGCACGGATGCACAGAAGTAGGCGGACTACACTGAGCTCGGCCGGCCAAACCTTAGATCAGGGCCTGGGTGTTCCGGCGTGACGGCGCCCACTAAACCAGAGGCCGCCACCGCAGCGGTGATCCCAACAAGTGTGTATCATTGCAGGACAAAATTTAAAGAAGAGCTCAAGTGGATCATCTACAGAGCGAAAAGGCATGAATACAGTGGCTTTCATGACTAGGTGAAAGATTTTCGTTAAGCCAGACTGTAATTGTTGTAATCTAGTAAACTAGatatattatttatttatttgtatttgtatgtttttatttctttcttttctttcctgAAGACTTTCTATTACTTTTTAAAAATTAATAAAAATACGCAGCAGAGTCCTGCTGTTTCCCTAAAATAAGGGAACTTAACCCTTCCCCAGAACTGATACAAATAATCAGAGTTAGCATAGTACTTCCCATCAGGAGTCCATTTCCAGCTTAGAACATCCTCCCTTTCAGATAGCAAAATTACTTGAGTGTGGTGCCAAAGGCTGATAAATTTAGGAAGAACATCAACGTCCGGGTTGTGCTTTATCGAAGAAATCCATTTACTGTTGGTGAGGCCCTCATTAACAATGATCTTCCTCTTCTTGCTGTGTTTATAAAGATTTGGGAAGACAAATGCAGGAGCCTCCCCATTCAATCAGTGGTCATGCCAAAAGGAAACTGATTTGCCATAACCCAAGATGAAACAAGTACTAGCAACAAACAGAGCCTTGACTTCCTTATCGACAGGAATCGGAAGATCATGCCATAGCTTGTCAGTTCCTCTATGATTGAGCCACAACCACCTCGCTTTTAGAGCAATACCTTGTTTGGGATACCGAGCCCACCAAACTGCACTGGCGAGCAAACCTGCGACCATCGCACCAAGCACTTACCGCCAGTGATAGCAACAACTCCTGCCCAAAGGAAAGCACACTGCAGTTTGTCAATCTGCTTGATAACCCACTATGGTTGCTCCATGGCAAGAAGCAAAAATATGAGCATGGCCGATAATACGAAGCGAACAAGAACCAACCCCCAGAGGAGGAGATCCAACAAGCCTTCCATGCAACAATTTTCTTGATGAGCTTATCCAGGAACTACCACACGGCGTACGTGGAGAGCACTTCCAAGCAAAAAAAAACTTATCCAGGAGCTCTTGGACATCGGTCAATTTCAGACGCTTATCCAAGAGGGGCATCCCCGAATAAGGACAAGGGAAGCTAGCAATCTGACAACCAATAGCAACTTGCAGAGAGGTGAGATCAATACCATCACATCTGATTGGAAGAATTTTACTTTTGGCCATATTGGTGCATAGGCCTGTAGCTTTACCAAAGAGATCCATGATCTGCGAAACAGCATTGATGTCCAGCAATAAaggtttgatgaagatgataacATCGTCTGCGTAAATGCAGGCCCTATGCTTGATGGTCATCTTGCTGAGGGGCGAGAGGACGTTGAGCTGCTGAGCGAGGTCCATCATGCGACCAAGACAATCAACGACCAAGACAATCAACGACCAAGACAAAGATATATGTAGAGTCAATGTAGAGGGATGAGCTCCTACGTGATTACAGCTCCACTTTGATTACATAAGTAGGGAACAACAACTATCTAGAGAAAATATATGACACAATTATACATGAAACAGAAAAAAGGATAACATCCGCACcaattgttgtgctattttgttttctcttttcagCATGAAATTCCTTGAGGAATATAAGTAGTGAACGGTGTGCATACCCAGTATACCAAGAGGATGGACATCAAAGTGATCACATCTTTTTTTTAAAGGCACATGCAACCTGTTAAAAAATGAGTGCTGAATTTACTTATCGTAGTTAGGTACAAATGAAGTAAATAGAACAAAAATGTATAAGAATTTaccatattattttcagatcgaACTTATATGTACACTAGCTAGCTAAATAAAAATAGAACAGGTGAGTGAGGAAAACATCATCAAGGAGATTGACCACGAGAAGCTGATCTTATATGCATATACACTAATTAAGATCAGAAAAAAAAGATCAATAAACCGACACAGCGTGCACACTAATAACATCAGGAAAAAATATCAATATTTTCCTTCACAAAAACGTCATAAGAGTCGCAATCTCAAAAGAAAAAACTAACAACGTTATAAGAGACCTTTTCTCACAAGAAACGGGGACCATCAGCACTTTTCCTAAAAAAAAAGACCATCACCACGGTCCTCTCCTATCATCTATTTATTAAAAAAAACATGCTTCCATAACCAGAATACATGGTAGCTCCTCCTCTTTTCTTTCATGAATAAAACCACGATCCAAGTCTCATCCAAGAAAACAGGTAGCAGCTGAGGCCGTTGATCCTGTATATGGGCGTGCAATGTGGGAGCTGCACAGAGTCGCCGGTGGCCAGGTTCCACGAGAGCAGGGAGACCGTGTTGCATATGCATGTTGATATGTATATAGTGCCCAGGGTTGGAGATTGATCAGCGGATGCTAGCTATCTAATATCCGTATCCCTGAGTGTTTGACGATGGAGGCGGTGGCGTGCATCAGCTTGGCAACAACGACGGGATGCAAGTGGGCAGCTTGCCTCCGTGGGCTGTGTGGCAAACTCGACTGTGCAGCCATCCATTCTCCTCAGAAGCTAAGCGATGCAGGTTCCTTTGCCGCGAAAACGCCCTATATTTCCGACGAGATGTATGATCCTGTACTTTTTGGCACAGTATCATTAACACCCActggtagaaaaagaggcttccatacgcccccattagtcttcaaaataatcgaaccgcgaccaacggggtctttagtcgcggttcgggaggagacccgcgaccaactatctgggcccagcgcgctcggtcgacagctggcggacgggaggggctttagtcccggttggcctagccaaccgggactaaaggtcctcaggctggcccgaaggcctttagtcgcggttggccagatcaaccgggactaaaggtcgcgACTAATGGCCTTCGGGATTTGAGGcttcattttcaaactctaccacccccctggatcgccttttcagttttagaaaaaacaaaagaaaatgatggaaatgtcaaaaaaaaagtttcccatgttatatgtggtctagttgttgggaaaattaacaaatatgaatttcgactttatttgcaaaatctctctggaatttcttaaaatgggcataacttttgcatacgaactcggatgaaaaagttttttatatgaaaaatcatctactcgaaaagttacatccgaatttaaccgggggaaccccgttaaacattttcaaaatcctcaaaaacctaatagaaaaaagatacggggcttttaagatctggagaggcaaaaaaattcaaaaaatttcaaattgtggtcaaactgtggtcaaacaatggtcaaactaattattctagaatattagtgttactaaataattatttcagatttttttaaactttggtcaaatctggtcaaactgtggtcaaacagtggtcaaacaatggtccaactaattattccagaaatattagtgttactaaataattattgttttttaaaacaatagtttcaaactcaaacagtgaaatgtgtcacttcgtgctcaagctaaattcctgagggttaatagaattgacatcctactattgtcaggaaaacaacaagtgcagacttggaaacgagggagaatagaacccggaagttaagcgtgctcaggctggagtagtgagaggatgggtgaccgtccgggaagttagatgatttggaatgatgaggggtgattagagattagaggataaattgagcagtgatgaggggtggtgattagagattaaaggttaaaataattcagaaatttgaaaattaaaaaaaattaaaaaaattcgcaaagaaaccaggtttagggggcctaaaaccctaaacctgcggaggaggcctttagtcccggttagccacgagaaccgggactaaaggtcctccgccccgacggacccctggcgcccacgtggacgggcctttagtcccggttagccacgagaaccgggactaaagcctttagtcgcggttcgtaagaggcgcgactaaggggggggggtctttagtcgcgcatatttagtcccggttgcacagccgggactaaaggcctttgcgaaccgggactaaaggcccattttcTACCAGTGACCCACGCACAGATAGATTGGTTACCCTGAGAAGCACGGGTACACGAGGATAGCTAGCTAAAGCTAGCGATTCTATTATGAGAGAAGATGCACGCTGACGTACGTACAAGCAATACCCTCATCCATTGTTTCCCATGGCTGCACAACAGACGTGAGGACGTACTGGCCATATGAGCTTCTCATCACGTCGGGGCTGCATCACGCGTTTCCTGGTGCAGGTGCAGCCCACTAATTATTGGATTGAACCCCTACTGTATTCTACAAGCCATTAAATTCGTCACCAAATATCTGATAAATGAGGTTGATCCGTACCATCTGAACAAAAATATTGAAGCCGTCCTTCCATGTCACCCTCACTTACATCTAGGAGCATTCTGCTCGTTCCAAATGGTCCGAAGCAAGAGCACTGCACCACCAATCTTGCTAAACAACATCATCCGCGAGGCAAACCATTGGATCACCGCCAGAGCTATGAAATTAGGGAACATTATTTTGTGTGACTATTCCTGCGTGCCGTGTAGAAGTGTGCCCTTGTAACAAA
The Aegilops tauschii subsp. strangulata cultivar AL8/78 chromosome 3, Aet v6.0, whole genome shotgun sequence genome window above contains:
- the LOC141020808 gene encoding protein STRICTOSIDINE SYNTHASE-LIKE 10-like; this encodes MDQCCCYIRAASSLDLSIKPSHPAQVLINQESKSQGDNQQIDNNMGCSMSRLLKTTVTLIILVLLLMPGALAATSFDASRSQQLPLPRGTVHGPESVAFDGQGQGPYSGVSDGRILKWNGEKLGWTTYAYGPGYDSRTCTPSKFSPETETARESRCGRPLGLRFNQKSGDLYVADAYKGLMRVAPGGGEATVLVNQVDGFPLRFTNGVDVDQVTGQVYFTDSSMNYQRSQHEMVTRTGDSTGRLMRYDPRTSDVTVLQAGMTYPNGVALSADRTHLVVASTGPCKLLRHWIKGVNAGTSEPFADLPGYPDNVRPDTKGGYWVALHREKNELPFGRDSHRLAVRVGNDGKIVEEMRGPKKVRPTEIMERANGKIYLGSVELPYVGVVKRK